A single Pieris rapae chromosome 2, ilPieRapa1.1, whole genome shotgun sequence DNA region contains:
- the LOC110997254 gene encoding enhancer of split malpha protein, translating into MSLYANNEYIISTDNSINENKYNSEKMKNSGFKALLKPLMKIIKKTTKRSPAKIIDTCIEAEQNSCNEALERKIFSDMEACQSAAFLVCNKDESYDLVPVSREDFYIPVHFARTDAGTFFWTTVSKSESDFAAAHYYTECQTAEQQYPVMQDRWVQA; encoded by the coding sequence ATGTCTCTATACGCGAACAACGAATACATCATCTCAACAGACAACTCGATCAACGAGAACAAATATAACAGTGAAAAAATGAAGAACAGTGGCTTCAAAGCGCTATTAAAGCCTTTAATGAAAATCATCAAGAAAACAACGAAGCGATCTCCCGCCAAAATAATTGACACGTGCATCGAGGCTGAGCAAAACTCGTGCAACGAAGCGCTCGAACGCAAGATCTTCAGTGACATGGAAGCTTGCCAGTCCGCCGCCTTCCTCGTCTGCAACAAGGACGAGTCATACGACCTTGTGCCAGTTTCTCGTGAAGACTTCTACATCCCTGTGCACTTTGCCCGCACTGACGCCGGCACCTTCTTTTGGACCACAGTATCCAAATCCGAATCTGACTTCGCAGCGGCCCACTATTACACCGAGTGCCAAACCGCCGAACAGCAGTACCCAGTCATGCAAGACCGTTGGGTTCAAGCTTAA